The following DNA comes from Candidatus Margulisiibacteriota bacterium.
AAGTTATTGACGGCAAAGAGCCTATCGAAGATGCCGAATACTACCCTATCAGAAGACAAGCTCCAAAATTTGTAGATCTTGCCTTCGAAGACAAAATATACGAAACAGGAATCAAAGCAATCGACTTACTTTCTCCCTATGTTAAAGGCGGAAAAACTGGATTGTTTGGCGGAGCTGGGGTAGGAAAAACAGTTATCATCATGGAAATGATCCATAATATGGCAACGCATCATGGTGGAATATCCATCTTTGCTGGTGTAGGAGAAAGAACTAGAGAAGGTAATGACCTATGGCTAGGAATGAAAGAAACAGGCGTTATCGACAAAACCATTCTTCTCTTTGGTCAAATGGGCGATTTGCCAGGATCCCGACTAATTGCCGCACAAGCAGCACTTTCACAAGCAGAATATTTCCGTGACGTAGCAAAACAAGACGTTTTGTTCTTTATTGACAATATTTTTCGTTTTGTTCAGGCTGGCGCTGAAATATCAACTTTACTCGGAAGAATCCCTTCTGCTGTAGGTTACCAGCCAACATTAGATATCGAAATGGGCAGACTTGAAGAAAGAATTGCCTCAACAAAAAATGGATTTATAACTTCTATCCAAGCGGTATATGTTCCAGCTGATGACTTTACAGATCCAGCCGCAGCAATTACTTTTAGCCACTTAGATTCTGTAACTGTTTTATCTAGAAAAATAGTCGAAATGGGCATCTATCCAGCGATTGATCCGCTTTCCTCTTCCTCAAGAATTCTTAGTCCTGACATCGTAGGAGAAGAACACTACTCAACAGCGATGGCGGTTAAAAA
Coding sequences within:
- the atpD gene encoding F0F1 ATP synthase subunit beta gives rise to the protein MTNIGKIVQVIGPIIDVKFPPGQIPDIRTALKITFKDIQSGKPQTILAEIALQIEGNIVKAVSLQPTEGLSRGMDVVDTGKPLEIQVGRKCLGRLFNPWGEVIDGKEPIEDAEYYPIRRQAPKFVDLAFEDKIYETGIKAIDLLSPYVKGGKTGLFGGAGVGKTVIIMEMIHNMATHHGGISIFAGVGERTREGNDLWLGMKETGVIDKTILLFGQMGDLPGSRLIAAQAALSQAEYFRDVAKQDVLFFIDNIFRFVQAGAEISTLLGRIPSAVGYQPTLDIEMGRLEERIASTKNGFITSIQAVYVPADDFTDPAAAITFSHLDSVTVLSRKIVEMGIYPAIDPLSSSSRILSPDIVGEEHYSTAMAVKKMIQRYTELQDIIAILGVSELPEEDKITVNRARKIRNFLSQPFHVSEQFTGLKGTFVKTEDTIKGFQRILQGEFDDVPEQNFLMKGTIEEVIQSCI